Proteins from a genomic interval of Plasmodium reichenowi strain SY57 chromosome 11, whole genome shotgun sequence:
- a CDS encoding casein kinase II beta chain, which produces MENSDSNKDLQDSKSDKSTSWVKWFNNRALSNFLVEVDNEYITDSFNLYGLKTEIPNFNHLVSIIAGDAPEDDDDSKNSFSKDCICLYSLIHARFITTPKGLSLMKDKYIKGDFGTCPRVSCAQHNVLPIGLFDQMKIAKVHVYCPLCQEIYKIHEDEKVYLDGSFFGTSFPHILLQTYPYYATLKTPPYCSSKIFGFNVYHNFTRTEYKLAKGEFGIITRENFLKKNPKYFKKLRKEELQISET; this is translated from the coding sequence atgGAAAATAGTGATTCGAATAAAGACCTTCAAGATTCCAAATCAGATAAAAGTACATCATGGGTAAAATGGTTTAATAATAGAGCATTAAGTAATTTTTTAGTAGAAGTAgataatgaatatattacagattcatttaatttatatggATTAAAAACTGAGATCCCTAATTTTAATCATCTCGTATCAATAATAGCTGGGGATGCCCCTGAAGATGATGACGATTCAAAAAATAGCTTTTCAAAAGATtgtatatgtttatattcattaataCATGCAAGATTTATAACTACACCAAAAGGTTTATCATTAATgaaagataaatatattaaaggTGATTTTGGTACTTGTCCAAGAGTTAGTTGTGCTCAACATAATGTATTACCTATTGGTTTGTTTGATCAGATGAAAATTGCCAAAGTTCATGTATATTGTCCTCTATGTCAagaaatttataaaatacatGAAGATGAAAAAGTTTATTTAGATGGATCCTTTTTTGGAACATCTTTCCCTCATATTCTTTTACAAACCTATCCATATTATGCTACATTAAAAACTCCACCCTATTGTTCTTCTAAAATTTTTGGATTTAATgtttatcataattttaCAAGAACCGAATATAAATTAGCTAAAGGGGAATTTGGAATCATAACCAGAGAAaattttcttaaaaaaaatccAAAGTATTTTAAAAAGCTTAGAAAGGAAGAACTACAAATTTCTGAAACGTAA